A region of Paenibacillus sp. JNUCC-31 DNA encodes the following proteins:
- the pstC gene encoding phosphate ABC transporter permease subunit PstC — MNNKLKSRRPLREKHYWEEWTGRIYTSICVVFLIVVMFSIVYFVASKGLSTFFQDGVSLSEFLSGKTWNPAGEPAAYGALPFITGSFITTFLAALIASPLSLCAALFMTEIVPGKGKKILQPAIELLSGIPSVVYGFIGLSVIVPLLRSIFGGAGVGIAAGCLVLSVMILPTVTSIMADALSALPKGLRESSYALGATRWQTIYRVIIPTVLPALLTGIVLGMARAFGEALAVQMVIGNAPHVPTSLLESASTLTSVITLSMGNTTMGSVHNNALWSMALVLLVMTFVFVILVRLLERRNRV; from the coding sequence ATGAACAACAAGTTGAAATCGCGCCGGCCCTTGAGAGAAAAGCATTACTGGGAAGAGTGGACGGGACGAATCTATACGTCGATTTGTGTCGTTTTCCTGATCGTTGTCATGTTTTCCATCGTTTATTTTGTAGCGTCCAAAGGGTTGTCGACCTTTTTCCAGGATGGCGTAAGTTTGAGTGAGTTTTTATCCGGTAAAACGTGGAATCCGGCGGGCGAACCCGCTGCCTATGGGGCGTTACCGTTCATTACAGGTTCATTCATAACAACATTTCTCGCAGCACTGATTGCAAGTCCGCTTAGCCTGTGTGCTGCGCTCTTTATGACGGAGATCGTACCAGGTAAAGGTAAAAAAATATTGCAGCCTGCGATTGAGCTTTTGTCAGGTATACCTTCCGTTGTGTACGGTTTTATCGGACTAAGTGTGATCGTGCCTTTGCTGCGCAGTATCTTTGGTGGAGCCGGCGTCGGGATTGCAGCCGGATGTCTGGTTCTGTCTGTTATGATTCTGCCTACCGTAACCAGTATTATGGCGGATGCATTGTCTGCCTTGCCTAAAGGTCTTCGTGAATCTTCCTACGCCTTGGGTGCGACTCGCTGGCAAACGATCTATCGGGTCATTATTCCGACCGTTCTGCCTGCCTTGCTGACAGGGATTGTACTGGGTATGGCTCGCGCATTTGGTGAAGCCCTTGCTGTACAGATGGTCATCGGGAATGCACCGCATGTACCGACATCCTTACTCGAATCGGCATCAACGTTAACAAGTGTAATTACCCTGAGTATGGGTAACACCACGATGGGTTCTGTTCATAACAATGCACTGTGGAGTATGGCGCTTGTCCTGCTGGTGATGACCTTTGTCTTCGTCATTCTGGTTCGCCTGCTTGAAAGGAGGAACCGGGTATGA
- the pstA gene encoding phosphate ABC transporter permease PstA has protein sequence MKAKTVDKIATSVIVVLALFIVVLLLGLLGFILIRGIGQINWHFLTSAPQLLKGGGGIGPQLFNSIFLLVLTLIITIPLGWGGGIYMAEYAKPGRITSFIRLVVEVLSSFPSIVIGLFGLLLIVNTFGLGFSLLSGAMALAIFNLPLMVRTTEQAFRAVPKEQKEAGLALGLSKWKIITSILLPVALPSLITGTILASGRIFGEAAALMFTAGMSSPPLDFTDWNPTSPRSPINPLRPAETLAVHIWKVNSEGIGPDSKEIAAGASAVLVLLVLAFNLSARWIGRVVYRRMTASK, from the coding sequence ATGAAGGCTAAAACGGTAGATAAAATTGCAACTTCGGTTATCGTTGTGCTGGCCCTGTTCATTGTTGTTCTTCTGCTCGGCTTGCTCGGCTTCATTCTGATACGGGGGATTGGTCAGATTAACTGGCACTTCCTGACCAGTGCACCACAGTTGCTCAAGGGCGGCGGCGGGATCGGCCCGCAGCTGTTTAACTCGATCTTCCTGCTTGTTCTGACCTTGATTATTACTATTCCGCTTGGATGGGGTGGCGGTATTTATATGGCTGAGTACGCTAAGCCGGGCCGGATTACAAGCTTTATTCGTCTGGTGGTCGAAGTGTTATCTTCCTTCCCGTCCATCGTTATTGGTTTGTTCGGACTTTTGCTGATCGTTAATACATTTGGTCTGGGCTTCTCCCTGTTATCGGGTGCCATGGCTCTTGCCATATTTAACCTTCCACTGATGGTGCGTACAACGGAGCAAGCGTTCCGAGCCGTACCGAAAGAGCAGAAGGAAGCGGGTCTTGCACTTGGATTGTCCAAATGGAAGATTATCACTTCCATTCTGTTGCCTGTGGCTTTGCCCAGCTTAATTACAGGTACGATTCTGGCATCGGGCCGGATCTTCGGTGAGGCAGCAGCCCTGATGTTCACGGCGGGTATGAGTAGTCCTCCGCTCGACTTCACGGATTGGAATCCAACGAGCCCAAGATCACCAATCAATCCACTGCGTCCGGCAGAGACACTGGCCGTGCACATCTGGAAAGTGAACAGTGAAGGCATTGGCCCGGATTCCAAAGAGATAGCAGCTGGCGCTTCAGCCGTGCTTGTACTTCTCGTCCTGGCGTTCAATCTGAGTGCACGCTGGATCGGTCGGGTGGTTTACCGCCGCATGACAGCTTCGAAATAA
- the pstB gene encoding phosphate ABC transporter ATP-binding protein PstB — translation MAIPFGTEQLSIYYGHFQAVKQISLTFPEASVTALIGPSGCGKSTFLRSLNRMNDEIAGSRTEGHIWMDGNDLNEPGTDVIKLRQKIGMVWQKPNPFHKSIYNNIAFGPRYRGIKSKKALDEIVEKSLRRAALWDEVKDRLNESALALSGGQQQRLCIARALSVEPQILLLDEPASALDPVSTGKVEELISELKKELRIVIVTHNMQQAARISDYTAYFYLGNMIEHGDTEHIFTNPDNRLTQEYIMGRFG, via the coding sequence ATGGCCATACCTTTCGGTACGGAACAGTTAAGCATATATTATGGGCATTTCCAGGCAGTGAAGCAGATTAGCCTGACGTTTCCCGAAGCGAGTGTGACGGCGCTCATCGGGCCTTCCGGCTGTGGGAAATCCACATTCCTGCGGTCGCTCAACCGGATGAACGACGAGATTGCCGGTTCCCGCACGGAGGGACATATCTGGATGGATGGCAATGATCTGAATGAACCCGGCACAGATGTAATCAAGCTGCGCCAGAAGATTGGCATGGTGTGGCAGAAGCCTAACCCTTTCCACAAGTCCATCTACAACAATATCGCGTTTGGCCCCCGCTACCGCGGTATCAAGAGTAAGAAGGCACTGGATGAGATTGTGGAAAAAAGCTTGCGCCGCGCTGCGCTCTGGGATGAGGTCAAGGACAGACTGAATGAGTCAGCCCTGGCCCTCTCGGGCGGACAGCAGCAGCGGCTCTGCATCGCCCGCGCATTGTCAGTTGAGCCGCAAATTTTGCTGCTCGACGAACCGGCATCTGCGCTTGACCCGGTATCCACGGGCAAGGTTGAGGAACTGATCTCGGAGCTCAAGAAAGAGCTGCGGATCGTGATTGTTACCCATAACATGCAGCAGGCGGCACGCATCTCGGATTATACGGCCTATTTTTACCTGGGAAACATGATTGAGCATGGGGATACGGAGCATATTTTTACCAACCCGGACAACCGTCTGACGCAGGAATATATTATGGGACGTTTCGGTTAA